One window from the genome of Bacilli bacterium encodes:
- a CDS encoding RnfABCDGE type electron transport complex subunit C: protein MKIFGSVGHQHISGQKELTKSKESIILADTVGFKVYFPLASANGKPVNVLVKEGDHVLIGTKILERTDFYVPQFASVSGEVAANENRYNAAIGRVAPHLVIVSDGRQEMLVNPLKKIDVEKAGQEEIVSLIKEAGIVGLGGAGFPTYIKYDKAKNVDAVLINGVECEPYLTTDYLFMKMYAESVVEGAEILRKAAGAKEAVIAFKVHKHPLAEIYTRALEGHHNVRFVEVPDLYPMGYEKTLIREIFHREYARLPIECGIVVNNAQTAASVYRALVLAEPLVNRLVTISGDGIVNPINIQVPIGIPVDKIVEAAGGYACEQILLVSGGPMTGRTMPNDQWVIQSSMGAVTVLKPLEYRKQSAACLRCGMCSYKCPIGLQPVEIKRALDAKDHVRLEKLETLRCVECGLCSYVCPSKIEISDAVKRAKSILRFEMARKQQK from the coding sequence ATGAAGATTTTTGGTTCAGTTGGCCATCAACATATTTCTGGTCAAAAAGAACTCACAAAGAGCAAGGAATCAATCATCCTTGCCGACACTGTTGGTTTCAAAGTTTATTTTCCTTTGGCCTCTGCAAATGGCAAGCCAGTAAATGTCTTAGTCAAGGAAGGTGACCATGTTCTCATCGGAACCAAGATTCTTGAGCGAACGGATTTTTATGTTCCACAATTTGCCTCGGTTTCCGGTGAAGTTGCGGCTAACGAGAATCGTTATAATGCTGCGATTGGTCGTGTGGCTCCGCATCTAGTAATCGTGAGTGATGGCAGGCAGGAAATGCTCGTCAATCCACTTAAGAAAATTGATGTTGAGAAGGCCGGTCAAGAAGAGATTGTCTCTCTTATCAAAGAAGCGGGCATCGTCGGTTTAGGCGGTGCTGGATTCCCAACTTACATTAAGTATGATAAGGCAAAAAATGTCGATGCCGTTTTGATTAACGGGGTCGAATGTGAACCGTATTTGACAACCGATTATCTGTTTATGAAAATGTATGCAGAAAGTGTTGTCGAAGGAGCGGAAATTTTACGGAAAGCGGCGGGCGCAAAAGAAGCGGTAATAGCTTTCAAAGTCCACAAGCATCCTTTAGCGGAGATTTACACACGTGCTTTAGAAGGACATCACAATGTTCGTTTTGTGGAAGTGCCGGACCTTTATCCAATGGGCTATGAAAAAACACTCATCCGCGAAATTTTTCATCGCGAGTATGCGCGCTTACCAATCGAATGTGGAATTGTCGTAAACAATGCGCAAACAGCAGCTTCTGTTTATCGGGCATTAGTTCTAGCGGAACCATTGGTCAACCGTTTGGTTACAATCAGCGGCGATGGCATAGTAAATCCAATTAATATTCAAGTTCCAATCGGAATACCGGTAGATAAAATTGTCGAAGCGGCTGGCGGATATGCCTGCGAGCAAATCCTTCTGGTTAGCGGCGGACCGATGACTGGTCGGACAATGCCAAATGATCAATGGGTGATTCAATCATCGATGGGAGCCGTCACAGTATTAAAGCCACTTGAATATCGGAAGCAATCGGCTGCTTGTCTGCGCTGCGGCATGTGTTCATATAAGTGCCCAATCGGTCTCCAACCGGTGGAAATTAAGCGCGCCTTGGATGCAAAAGATCATGTCCGACTTGAAAAACTAGAAACGCTCAGATGCGTCGAGTGCGGACTTTGCTCATACGTTTGTCCTTCAAAAATCGAAATCTCTGATGCCGTTAAACGGGCAAAGAGTATTTTGCGGTTTGAGATGGCGCGTAAGCAACAAAAGTGA